DNA from Chitinophaga pendula:
ACGACCGTAAGCAACAGGTCGCGGAGGCCATTAAAAATATCATTGTAGAGACGGTGCATTATGGTGACCTGGAGGAGATGAAGGAGAATTTCTCCAGCCTGTTGGCCCAACGGCTGAATAAAGATTATCATTACCTGAGTAACCTGTTTTCCGAACAGGAAGGCACGACCATAGAGCAGTATATTATCCAGCAGAAGATAGAGCGGGTAAAGGAGTTGCTGGAATACGACGAGCTGACGCTGAGCCAGATCTCTTATAAGCTGGGTTATAGTAGTGTAGCACATTTGTCGGGGCAGTTCAAAAAGGTGACGGGGATGACGCCGAGCCAGTTCAAACAGTTGCAGGAGCATAAACGCCGGCCGCTGGACAAAATATGATGATCTAAAAACAAGACAGATGAAGAAGGTATTAACAGGAATATTGAAAGTTTTGCAATCACTGTTTGTAAAAAAGAACTGCTGTAAATAGCAGGGGTGCCAGTGGCACTGAACGATAAAGAAGCCGGGTAGCAGTTACGCCGGCTTTTTTGTTGCCCGGCAAGGACGTAGAAATACGCGGATCTGTAGTTACGGAGTTGTCCGTAAATTTGTGTCTGTAGATGTTTTGTAGTACTCCAAAACCCAGCACAGTATTTGCAAATGGATACCTTTACTGCCATGATTCATTACAAATGGGGACAAAAAAATTAAGCATTGTTACACTAAGCCTGTTCGCCGTTATTATCACTTCCTGCGGACACCGGCAATCAGCGCCAAAAGAAGAGGAGATCGTACAACGGGTAGAAGAGCTACCGGAAGTGATACCGGAGAATATTGCGGACCGTTTACAATTTATTGCAGACAACAAGCAGCGGATGGAAGATACTGTGGGGGTATTGCGTATGTCGGCGCTGGAATATTATTACCGGCAGCATGATAATACGGCGCAATGGTCTGCCGACGGGAGGGCCAGTGATGCAGCTACGCAGATGCTGTCTTGTATAGAGCGGGCGGATGAAGCAGGGTTGTTGCCCGGGCAATATCATTTGCGGGGATTGAGCAAGGCGATGGAGCAGGTATCGGCGGATACTTCTGCGCGCAAGAATGCGGCATTGTGGGCCAAGATAGATGTGATGATGACGGATGCTTTTATGAAGATGGCGACGCACCTGCATTATGGGATGGGGCCGAGGGATAGTGTGACGTTGCGGAAAGATTCTTTGTTTTCTGATACGGCATTGACGCAGATGCTGGATCAGGCGTTACAGCAGCATAATGTAACGGCGGTATTGCACGATCTGGAGCCGAAGTATGCCGGTTATACGGCGCTCAAAGAGGGGCTGGCAGCCTTTAAGCGGGCATATGCCGGTCGTAGCTGGGATACGTTGCCACAGCAGTATACAGATACGCTGGCGTTCAAATACCTGTTGCGCAACCGGCTGGTGCAAGGAGGGTACCTGGATACGGCGGGGCGTGCGGCAGATACATCGATATTAAAGCAGGGAGTGAAAGCGTTCCAGGAAGCCTTTAACATGTACGCGGATGGGAAGGCCGGTAAGAAAACGATCGCGATGATGAACCGGTCTGTTGCCGATTGGGAAGCACAGGTCGCTGTTAATTTTGACAGGTGGCGTAAGCTGCCGGACAGTCTGCCATCCCGTTATATAATGGTGAACGTGCCAGCATTCAAGCTGATGGTGTCGGATAGTGGCGCGGTGGTGCTGGAGTCGCGGGTGATTGTAGGATCGCCGCGTAACCGTACACCGTTGCTGAATTCCGTGATGACCAACTTCGTACTTTTCCCTTACTGGCGAGTACCCTACAGTATTGTATTCAAGGAGATGCTGCCGGCCATTAAAAGGAATGTGGGTTACCTGGCGAGCAGGAACCTGGAGGTGATCGATCATCACGGTGATGCGGTAGATCCTCATACGATAGACTGGAGTAAGCTGGATAAGGGGCACTTCCCTTATGTGTTGCGGCAGATGGACGGTGTGGAGAACTCGCTGGGGGTGATGAAGTTCAACTTCATGAATGCCTACAGTGTATACCTGCATGATACTAACAGCCGTGGATTATTTAAGAATGCATACCGGGCGCTGAGCCATGGTTGTGTGCGTGTGCAGCAGTGGGATAGCCTGGCGATGTACCTGATCCGGCAGGATACCGTGTTGCATCCGCGAGATAGTGTACGGGCGTGGCTGGCGAGAGAGGAGAAGAAGCAGATCAATTTCAGTCCTCGGATACCCATTTATATCCGTTATTTCAGTGCGGAGGGGATAGATGGCCGTTTGGTATTCCACGAGGATATTTACGGAGAGGATCGTCGTCTGCTGCGCAGGATGGGGTATAAATAAACAGGATATTAAGTAGGATGATATGCGCATCTGCCGTAAGGGAGGTGCGCTTTTTTTATGGAGATAAAAAAAGCGTACCGGTGGAAGCCGGTACGCCTTGAAGACGGTATTGAAAGAAATTACTTGTTCAGTTTGGCTTTCAGTGCTTCGTTGAGTGCTTCCAGGAACTCTTCGGTGTAGAGGTAGTGTTTGCCATGCTCTACTTTGTTGCCATGGATACAAACGGCGAGGTCTTTGGTCATTTTGCCGCTTTCTACGGTTTCGATACATACCTGCTCGAGGGCGTGGCAGAAGTCGATCAGTTCCTGGTTGTTATCCAGGCGGCCGCGGAATTCGAGACCACGTGTCCATGCGAAGATGGAGGCGATAGGGTTGGTAGAGGTAGGTTTACCAGCCTGGTGGTCGCGGTAGTGACGGGTAACGGTACCGTGGGCAGCTTCTGCTTCCATGGTTTTACCATCCGGTGTTACGAGGGTGGAGGTCATGAGGCCGAGGGAGCCGAAGCCTTGTGCAACGGTGTCGGATTGTACGTCGCCATCGTAGTTTTTACAAGCCCATACGAAGTTACCATTCCATTTGAGGGCGCTGGCTACCATGTCATCGATGAGGCGATGTTCGTAGGTGAGGCCCTGTTTTTCGAATTCAGCTTTGAATTCGTTGTTATAGATCTCTTCAAAGATGTCTTTGAAGCGGCCATCGTATTTTTTGAGAATGGTGTTTTTGGTGCTCAGGTAGAGCGGCCATTTTTTCATGAGGGCCTGGTTGAAGCAGGCGCGGGCGAATCCGATGATGGATTCGTCGGTATTGTACATAGCGAGGGCAACACCATCGCCTTTGAAGTTGTATACTTCGTGTTGGATGGTTTCTCCGTTTTCGCCTTCGAAGGTGATGGTGAGTTTACCTTTACCTTTTGTTACGAAGTCGGTAGCGCGGTATTGGTCGCCGAAAGCGTGACGGCCGATGCAGATGGGAGCCGTCCAGTTAGGAACGAGACGCGGTACGTTCTGCATTACGATGGGCTCACGGAATACGGTACCATCGAGGATGTTGCGGATAGTACCGTTAGGCGACTTCCACATTTGTTTCAAGTTGAATTCAGTTACGCGGGCTTCATCGGGCGTGATGGTGGCGCATTTGATACCTACGCCTACTTCGCGGATAGCGTTAGCTGCATCTACGGTTACTTGGTCGTTGGTGGCGTCGCGGTGTTCTACGCCGAGGTCGAAGTATTTAATATCTACCTCCAAGTAAGGAAGTATCAGTTTGTCCTTTATGAATTTCCAGATGATCCTGGTCATCTCGTCTCCATCCAGTTCTACTACCGGGTTTGCGACTTTGATTTTTTCAGCCATTTCTGTTTGATTTTTAAAAAAGTTTAATAAGGTACAACTATTCAAGCCTAGGATAAACCTGAAATATACAATAACAGTGTGCAATTTCCAAGTGCCGTTTGGTCTATACACGGCACAAGTTCCGTTTGCCGGATTGGCGTTGCCTGAGGGCGGCAATGCTGGTCGTAGCAAACGGAACTTGTAAATATCGGGGAAACAGCGATTGTGTGTTAGAGCTGTTTGATAACTTCGTCGGCGAACTCGGAGGTTTTCACCAGGGTGGCATCGTCCATCAGCTTGTAGAAGTCGATGGTGACGCGTTTGCGCATGATAGCGGTGCTGAGGCCATGTACGATGATATCTGCTGCTTCTTTCCATCCCATGTATTCCAGCATCATTACACCGCTGAGGATAACGGAAGAGGGGTTCATGGTGTTGGTATTGGCGAAGCGTGGAGCAGTACCGTGGGTGGCTTCGAATACGGCGTGGCCGGTGTTGTAGTTGATATTGGCACCGGGAGCGATACCGATACCACCAACGGCGGCAGCCAGTGCATCGGAAATATAGTCACCGTTCAGGTTGAGCGTAGCTACTACGGAGTAGTCCTGGGGCGCCAGGAGTATCTGCTGCAGGAAGTTGTCTGCTATGACATCTTTTATCAGGATCTTATTGTGTGCCAGTGCGATGTTGAGTTCTTTATTGGCAGTGTCTTCGTCCTGTTCTTTTTTGGTTTTTTCCCATTGCTCCCAGGTGTATACTTTATCGCCGAATTCGCGTGCGGCGAGTTCATAGCCCCAGTTTTTGAAGCCACCTTCGGTGAACTTCATGATGTTGCCTTTGTGCACGAGGGTAACAGAAGGGAGTTTATGTGTGACAGCATAATCTATCGCTGCGCGGATAAGGCGTTCGGAGCCTTCTTTGGATACTGGTTTGATACCCAGAGAGGAGGTTTCCGGGAAGCGGATCTTTTTCACGCCCATTTCATTCTGGAGGAAATGGAGGAGTTTTTCAGCTTCCGGCGTACCGTACATGTATTCGATACCGGCATAGATATCTTCAGTGTTTTCACGGAAAATGACCATGTTCACTTTTTCGGGATGTTTAACGGGTGAAGGCACCTTGTTGAACCATCTGATAGGGCGTACACAGGCATAGAGGTCCAGTTCCTGGCGCATAGCCACGTTGAGGGAGCGGATACCGCCGCCTACTGGTGTGGAGAGAGGGCCTTTGATAGAAACGAGATACTCTTTGAGAGCGTCCAGGGTGGTGGCGGGCAGCCATTCTCCTGTTTCTGAAAAGGCTTTTTCACCTGCCAGTATTTCTTTCCACTCTATTTTCCTTTCACTGCCATAGGCTTTTTCTACAGCGGCGTCGAATACGCGGACACTGGCTTTCCAGATATCGGGCCCAATACCATCCCCTTCGATAAAAGGAATAATAGGATGATTAGGCACCTTTAACTGGCCGTTGATCATTGAAATTTTTTCTGCCGGCATAATACACTTGCTTTGCGCGTTACTAATTATTGTAATCGTTCGCAAAGTTACAGCATTTAGACCTGATCCGGCAGTACCTTTTCCTGCTTTCAACCGGTTTTTTCCCTTGTTCAGCGGTAAGTGGTGGCCGGAGGCGCTGCCAGTGCTTAATTTAGTGGCCGCAACATATCACTGATTCCTGTTATTTTGTGCATAAATGAAGAAGAAGCTACTGATCGTATTGGGGTTGCTGGTGTTCTGCCATCTTTACGTATTGCAGTTGCAGTTGGTGGAGAGCTTGTCGACCGGCAGGTTCGATTACCATCCGGACGCCCCCTTTTTCCTGTTCCTGGACTGTCTGATCTCCATATACAGTGTGCAGCTGGCCAGGCGTTGGTTCCGGCGACGGCGTGAGCGTCATCTGCCTTCTCCGCTGGTGGAGCTGGGGGGCAGTATTCCTATTTTCATGGCGGGTACCCTGGCCTATATCATACTGGTGGAGCAGGCCATATTCGGCAAGCCGATCGAGCCGAAGCACCTATTGGGTAATATGGTGGTATTGTCGTTGTTGCACCTGATCATCGGGAGTGTGTATATCGCTATCAACTATTTTTCTACCAGTACCCGGATGAGCCGTAAGCTGCTCGCGGCTTCGCGGGCTCATGCCGATACTCAGATCAAGCTGTTGCAGCAGCAGCTGGACCCTCATTTCCTGTTCAACAACCTGAATGTGTTGTCCAGCCTGGTGCATAAGGATGCAGACCGGGCGGAGGAGTTTATCCACCGGTTTGCGGAGTTGTACCGGCATATGTTGCAGGTGGGTAAGAAAGAGCTGACGCTGGTGAGTGAGGAGATCATGTTATTGCAGCATTATATTTACCTGATCGACCAGCGTTTCCCCGGTGCTTACCAGTTCCAGCTGGCGTTGCCGGAGGGGGTGCAGGAAACTTATCTGCCTTCGGGGACGTTGCAGTTGCTGGCGGAGAATGTGATCAAACATAACCAGGTGAACTATGCGGTGCCGTTGAAGGTGAAATTGTATGCGGATGAAGACCGGCTGGTGATGGAGAACCAGCGCCGCAACAGGGTGTTGGACCCCGGGGTATCTACGGGTACGGGGCTGACGAACCTGCGTGCGCGCTATACATTGTTAACAGACCGTCAGATCGTTGTAAAGATGGCGGAGGAGCTGTTCTCGGTGCAGTTCCCGGTCATAAAAGTGCTTCGTGTATGCAAGTGATCATACTGGAAGATGAGCCATTGGCAGGGGAAAAGCTGCAGCATTTCCTGGAGCGTTATGATTCGGCGATACAGGTGGCTGCCATATTGCCCAGTATTACCGCTACGGTGGAGTGGTTGCAGGAGCATCCGCAGCCGGACCTGATCCTGTCAGACATTGAGCTGCTGGACGGTAATATTTTCTCGTTGTACCAGCAACTGTCATTACGCTGTCCGGTGATTTTCTGTACTTCCCACGACCAGTTCCTGTTGCATGCTTTTGAGACGAATGGTATTGCTTATTTGATCAAGCCATTCAGTTTTGACAAGTTCCGGCAGGCGATGGATAAGTATGCATTGTTACGGCGGCCGTTGGTGTCGGATGAGCTGGTGCGGCAGGTGGCGGAGCAGTTGCGGCATACGCATCAGCCGGTGTACCGGGAGCGGTTTACGGTGCGGGTAAAGGACGGGATCATTTTATTGGCGGTGGAGGACATCCAATATTTCTATTCGGAGTATAGTGTGACAGTGGCGGTGGACAAGCAGCAGCAGAAACATTTGTTGTCGGAGACGCTGGATGGGGTGATGGAGCTGGTAGACCCTGACATGTTCTTCCGGGTGAACAGGGGTGAGATCATCCGGCTGGACAGTATTGCGGCGATGACGCCTTATTTCGGCGACCGGCTGAGTGTGCGGCTGAAGGGGATCACCCGGCAGTTTGTGACCAGTACCAGCCGGACGGCAGCGTTCAGGAAGTGGATCTGCCGGTAGGCGGTTATTCCTGAGAGCGGCATTGAACTTTTCGGGGAGAAGTGTACGTATATAAGGTAATTTTTATCCCCTCTTGGAGTATGCGCAGATTAATCTTATTTTGCTTAACCATACTATTGATCAACAGTGAAAAGAACTGGGCAGCTATGCAATCACCCTTACCCATTCAAGATACGACCCTTACTTACCTGGCATTGGGAGACA
Protein-coding regions in this window:
- a CDS encoding helix-turn-helix domain-containing protein; the protein is MQTTVLHVKNMVCPRCIKAVRSVIEEAGLTVQDAQLGKVHVTGSISEEQRRQLDVKLQAEGFELMDDRKQQVAEAIKNIIVETVHYGDLEEMKENFSSLLAQRLNKDYHYLSNLFSEQEGTTIEQYIIQQKIERVKELLEYDELTLSQISYKLGYSSVAHLSGQFKKVTGMTPSQFKQLQEHKRRPLDKI
- a CDS encoding L,D-transpeptidase family protein, coding for MGTKKLSIVTLSLFAVIITSCGHRQSAPKEEEIVQRVEELPEVIPENIADRLQFIADNKQRMEDTVGVLRMSALEYYYRQHDNTAQWSADGRASDAATQMLSCIERADEAGLLPGQYHLRGLSKAMEQVSADTSARKNAALWAKIDVMMTDAFMKMATHLHYGMGPRDSVTLRKDSLFSDTALTQMLDQALQQHNVTAVLHDLEPKYAGYTALKEGLAAFKRAYAGRSWDTLPQQYTDTLAFKYLLRNRLVQGGYLDTAGRAADTSILKQGVKAFQEAFNMYADGKAGKKTIAMMNRSVADWEAQVAVNFDRWRKLPDSLPSRYIMVNVPAFKLMVSDSGAVVLESRVIVGSPRNRTPLLNSVMTNFVLFPYWRVPYSIVFKEMLPAIKRNVGYLASRNLEVIDHHGDAVDPHTIDWSKLDKGHFPYVLRQMDGVENSLGVMKFNFMNAYSVYLHDTNSRGLFKNAYRALSHGCVRVQQWDSLAMYLIRQDTVLHPRDSVRAWLAREEKKQINFSPRIPIYIRYFSAEGIDGRLVFHEDIYGEDRRLLRRMGYK
- a CDS encoding NADP-dependent isocitrate dehydrogenase; amino-acid sequence: MAEKIKVANPVVELDGDEMTRIIWKFIKDKLILPYLEVDIKYFDLGVEHRDATNDQVTVDAANAIREVGVGIKCATITPDEARVTEFNLKQMWKSPNGTIRNILDGTVFREPIVMQNVPRLVPNWTAPICIGRHAFGDQYRATDFVTKGKGKLTITFEGENGETIQHEVYNFKGDGVALAMYNTDESIIGFARACFNQALMKKWPLYLSTKNTILKKYDGRFKDIFEEIYNNEFKAEFEKQGLTYEHRLIDDMVASALKWNGNFVWACKNYDGDVQSDTVAQGFGSLGLMTSTLVTPDGKTMEAEAAHGTVTRHYRDHQAGKPTSTNPIASIFAWTRGLEFRGRLDNNQELIDFCHALEQVCIETVESGKMTKDLAVCIHGNKVEHGKHYLYTEEFLEALNEALKAKLNK
- the icd gene encoding NADP-dependent isocitrate dehydrogenase, with amino-acid sequence MPAEKISMINGQLKVPNHPIIPFIEGDGIGPDIWKASVRVFDAAVEKAYGSERKIEWKEILAGEKAFSETGEWLPATTLDALKEYLVSIKGPLSTPVGGGIRSLNVAMRQELDLYACVRPIRWFNKVPSPVKHPEKVNMVIFRENTEDIYAGIEYMYGTPEAEKLLHFLQNEMGVKKIRFPETSSLGIKPVSKEGSERLIRAAIDYAVTHKLPSVTLVHKGNIMKFTEGGFKNWGYELAAREFGDKVYTWEQWEKTKKEQDEDTANKELNIALAHNKILIKDVIADNFLQQILLAPQDYSVVATLNLNGDYISDALAAAVGGIGIAPGANINYNTGHAVFEATHGTAPRFANTNTMNPSSVILSGVMMLEYMGWKEAADIIVHGLSTAIMRKRVTIDFYKLMDDATLVKTSEFADEVIKQL
- a CDS encoding sensor histidine kinase, with amino-acid sequence MKKKLLIVLGLLVFCHLYVLQLQLVESLSTGRFDYHPDAPFFLFLDCLISIYSVQLARRWFRRRRERHLPSPLVELGGSIPIFMAGTLAYIILVEQAIFGKPIEPKHLLGNMVVLSLLHLIIGSVYIAINYFSTSTRMSRKLLAASRAHADTQIKLLQQQLDPHFLFNNLNVLSSLVHKDADRAEEFIHRFAELYRHMLQVGKKELTLVSEEIMLLQHYIYLIDQRFPGAYQFQLALPEGVQETYLPSGTLQLLAENVIKHNQVNYAVPLKVKLYADEDRLVMENQRRNRVLDPGVSTGTGLTNLRARYTLLTDRQIVVKMAEELFSVQFPVIKVLRVCK
- a CDS encoding LytR/AlgR family response regulator transcription factor; this translates as MQVIILEDEPLAGEKLQHFLERYDSAIQVAAILPSITATVEWLQEHPQPDLILSDIELLDGNIFSLYQQLSLRCPVIFCTSHDQFLLHAFETNGIAYLIKPFSFDKFRQAMDKYALLRRPLVSDELVRQVAEQLRHTHQPVYRERFTVRVKDGIILLAVEDIQYFYSEYSVTVAVDKQQQKHLLSETLDGVMELVDPDMFFRVNRGEIIRLDSIAAMTPYFGDRLSVRLKGITRQFVTSTSRTAAFRKWICR